Proteins encoded in a region of the Perca fluviatilis chromosome 8, GENO_Pfluv_1.0, whole genome shotgun sequence genome:
- the synm gene encoding synemin produces MLPFKRTFESEKHQLQELNGRLVQYLSRTKQLEQENAHLITEINKLRQAKTAEWEPKYMGEMRDLRRMVEQLSFEKSQAEMEREKLWRELQMIQSLCSEQTGVCRDISGELKSYEKELHHAHKTNGELQQRLFQLENERKRLDDAHKREKEHLRRQVESRMVPIITQTYRGPPAATMEEVQEYARGLSEGWIETFEMYQLKVEEMEQSIKADQARLSDLQREKMMYASELDKLRADAEKQGQIQFRLEEQLMQMQETYRVDFSEYQMIIQKLEHDRNMMADAIADKMREHQHLLQVKMNLGNEVAAYRALLEGERVDLQDAHRRGTQQQRERIIDIRLPAQPYTPRAPTLTTRKHMDIRYMPLTSNLRRSPVPPSGSISPSRIIPISVAGRARHQSPASRRDMISFSKAQAAASAPATTTTTTATAKAKQTGQSEYQIRQHVQKIAADEKTVKIKPVSQVENQVSPIESSTAETKAVRVVSPPMMSLSRKTETESKKQVSDEKENDNVYGEEFKEKEKTEHALAPCENKMLDSVSVDDIIEKAMRPAGLGAKVCSSGESKVRYHVEKTEQEDGTTKTQIVLESKVEEELDFSDDSALDELLSQGVKKVSLQDIEDTATGTMIKTLLSGLQGSENFENKSVNVEIIEEPMESYSDEELEVEQKSRSSFYEPCFQIEELENVPDGAQVQMSDGDAVKTSMTDTDHCKGGSVRVQEVSRESESSYFSHDQEPDEYFVSTPDDNLSEPEEGGGITSYGHYGIVDDLSDERYYQDEGLLSKRVIVEESDEYKFMSGDHSFVKESFPECIIEEEVRVSPIVQESMLEFLREDSLEPKEQLKGALEKLQSSVSGPLREELSFLTKMGSEGSPNMAVNVKKMQHTSDNGTMTIVAEMNVSQSLEDSGLLEAGDELSEEQIMASLRSSNLGLEKAFQGGAGGGYSFRVTKEEDTAYGEEFEGLTDEGVFEITEKDVKLGPSEKSVTFQMDVQGSHAEASEQELQSHSLEAPVKISQEKRVATVYLESPTD; encoded by the exons ATGTTGCCTTTCAAGAGAACTTTTGAAAGCGAGAAACACCAGCTGCAGGAGCTCAACGGCAGACTTGTCCAGTATCTTTCCAGAACCAAGCAGCTGGAGCAGGAAAATGCGCATCTTattactgaaataaataaactcaGACAAGCGAAGACGGCGGAATGGGAGCCGAAGTACATGGGCGAGATGCGGGATCTGAGGAGAATGGTGGAGCAGCTGTCGTTTGAAAAGTCCCAGGcggagatggagagggagaagCTATGGCGGGAGTTGCAGATGATCCAGTCTCTGTGCAGCGAGCAGACGGGGGTGTGCAGGGACATCAGTGGCGAGCTAAAGAGCTACGAGAAGGAGCTTCACCACGCTCACAAGACCAACGGTGAACTCCAGCAGCGTTTATTTCAACTAGAGAACGAGCGTAAACGCTTAGATGATGCGCACAAACGAGAAAAGGAGCATCTCCGGCGCCAGGTGGAGTCCCGGATGGTACCCATCATCACGCAAACTTATCGCGGGCCTCCGGCGGCCACCATGGAAGAGGTGCAAGAGTATGCCCGCGGTCTGTCCGAAGGATGGATTGAGACCTTTGAAATGTACCAGCTGAAGGTGGAAGAGATGGAGCAGTCGATTAAAGCGGACCAGGCGAGGTTGAGTGATCTGCAGAGGGAGAAGATGATGTATGCCTCAGAGTTGGACAAATTACGCGCAGACGCGGAAAAACAAGGTCAGATTCAATTCCGCCTTGAAGAACAACTGATGCAGATGCAGGAGACATATCGGGTGGACTTCAGTGAATATCAG ATGATTATTCAGAAGCTGGAGCACGATAGGAATATGATGGCTGATGCTATTGCAGATAAGATGCGAGAGCATCAGCACCTTCTCCAGGTTAAGATGAATCTGGGCAATGAGGTGGCTGCATACAG GGCTCTCCTGGAAGGTGAGAGAGTGGATCTGCAAGATGCTCATAGGAGGGGGACTCAACAGCAAAGAGAAAGAATAATAG ATATAAGGTTGCCTGCCCAGCCCTACACTCCAAGAGCTCCCACCCTAACCACCAGAAAACATATGGATATCAGGTACATGCCGCTGACTTCAAACCTGAGAAGATCCCCTGTGCCTCCCTCTGGGTCCATAAGTCCCTCTAGGATCATTCCTATTTCAGTTGCAGGCAGAGCTCGGCATCAGAGTCCTGCATCCAGAAGGGACATGATCTCATTCTCCAAAGCTCAGGCTGCCGCCTCTGCCCCtgctaccaccaccaccaccactgccACTGCCAAAGCTAAACAAACCGGCCAGAGTGAATAccaaataagacaacatgtaCAGAAAATAGCAGCAGATGAGAAAACTGTGAAAATCAAACCGGTTTCTCAGGTAGAGAACCAAGTCAGTCCCATCGAGTCCTCCACTGCTGAGACTAAAGCAGTGAGAGTGGTGTCGCCACCAATGATGAGCCTGAGCAGGAAAACTGAGACCGAAAGCAAAAAGCAAGTGTCCGATGAAAAAGAGAATGATAATGTTTATGGAGAGGAgttcaaagaaaaagagaaaacagagcACGCATTGGCCCCATGTGAGAATAAGATGTTAGACTCTGTGTCTGTAGACGATATCATCGAGAAAGCGATGAGACCAGCAGGTTTGGGAGCTAAGGTTTGCTCCTCGGGAGAATCGAAGGTAAGGTATCACGTGGAGAAAACTGAGCAGGAGGATGGAACGACTAAGACGCAGATTGTGTTGGAGTCCAAAGTGGAGGAAGAGCTGGATTTTTCGGACGACTCTGCACTGGATGAACTACTGAGTCAAGGGGTTAAGAAGGTGTCACTGCAAGACATCGAGGACACAGCAACAGGGACCATGATCAAGACCCTGCTAAGTGGCCTGCAGGGAAGCGAGAACTTTGAAAATAAGTCTGTCAATGTGGAAATCATTGAGGAACCGATGGAGTCTTACAGTGATGAGGAACTTGAGGTTGAGCAGAAGTCCAGATCTAGTTTTTATGAGCCCTGTTTCCAAATTGAGGAGCTAGAAAATGTCCCTGATGGTGCTCAAGTTCAGATGAGTGACGGTGATGCCGTGAAAACCTCCATGACAGATACAGATCATTGCAAGGGTGGATCTGTACGAGTTCAAGAGGTTTCGAGAGAGAGTGAATCTTCATATTTCTCCCATGACCAAGAGCCTGACGAGTATTTTGTCTCCACTCCAGATGATAATCTTTCTGAACCCGAGGAGGGTGGTGGCATCACCTCATATGGCCATTATGGTATCGTAGATGACCTGTCAGATGAGAGGTATTATCAAGATGAAGGTCTTCTCTCGAAAAGAGTGATTGTAGAGGAAAGCGACGAATACAAGTTTATGTCAGGGGATCACTCGTTTGTAAAGGAGAGTTTCCCAGAGTGCATCATTGAAGAAGAGGTTCGCGTCTCCCCTATAGTGCAGGAGTCAATGCTCGAGTTCCTGAGAGAGGACTCTTTGGAGCCCAAAGAGCAGCTGAAGGGAGCTCTAGAGAAGCTACAAAGCTCAGTGTCGGGTCCACTGAGGGAGGAGTTGTCTTTCCTCACAAAAATGGGTAGCGAAGGTTCACCGAATATGGctgtcaatgtaaaaaaaatgcaacatacaAGTGACAACGGCACCATGACTATAGTTGCAGAGATGAACGTCTCTCAAAGTCTGGAAGACTCTGGGCTGCTGGAGGCAGGAGATGAACTATCAGAAGAGCAGATCATGGCATCTCTCAGATCATCTAACCTAGGGCTGGAGAAAGCCTTCCAGGGTGGGGCAGGAGGGGGATACAGCTTCAGAGTCACCAAAGAAGAGGATACTGCGTATGGTGAAGAGTTTGAAGGCCTCACTGACGAAGGAGTGTTTGAAATCACAGAGAAAGACGTAAAACTGGGGCCATCAGAAAAGTCCGTCACCTTCCAGATGGACGTACAGGGCAGCCATGCTGAGGCCTCAGAGCAAGAGCTTCAGTCTCACAGCTTGGAAGCCCCGGTGAAGATTTCTCAAGAGAAAAGAGTTGCAACAGTTTACCTTGAAAGCCCGACAGATTAA
- the pgpep1l gene encoding pyroglutamyl-peptidase 1 — MNGGEVVVVTGFGPFRQFLVNPSWKAAQGLKLVGFGERTDIYIREVPVSYVKTQQVIAEIWQTLHPKFAVHLGVARGSSVVFLEQTGKNSGYRDKDVCGFCPESQCCVEGGPEKLDSVVNMRAVAKEFKQAGTGVIYSRDAGRYLCDFAYYFSLYHGQRRAALIHVPSSGSLTSADRLVPLLQSLIQTMLDQLEDPSETA; from the exons ATGAATGGAGGCGAAGTCGTGGTGGTTACAG GCTTCGGACCTTTTCGACAGTTCTTAGTGAACCCCAGTTGGAAAGCAGCCCAG GGCTTGAAGTTGGTCGGATTTGGAGAGCGGACTGATATTTACATCAGGGAGGTGCCAGTGAGTTATGTTAAAACTCAGCAAGTCATTGCTGAGATTTGGCAAACTCTTCACCCGAAG TTTGCTGTACATCTGGGCGTAGCCAGAGGTTCCAGTGTCGTCTTTTTGGAGCAAACAGGAAAGAACAGTGGATACAGAGACAAAGATGTGTGTGGCTTCTGTCCTGAAAGTCAGTGCTGTGTGGAAGGAGGACCAGAGAAACTGGACTCAGTCGTTAACATGAGGGCTGTCGCGAAAGAGTTCAAACAAGCAGGGACGGGTGTCATTTATTCAAGAGATGCTGGCAG GTACCTGTGTGATTTTGCGTATTACTTCTCGCTGTATCACGGTCAGAGGAGAGCAGCCCTCATCCATGTACCGTCATCTGGCAGCCTGACATCAGCTGACAGACTGGTACCTCTGCTGCAGAGCCTCATTCAAACCATGCTGGACCAGCTGGAGGACCCTTCCGAAACCGCTTGA